In Actinomycetes bacterium, the DNA window GATGTCGGCCACGGCCAGCACGCCGCGGACCTCGCCGTCCCAGCCGGCCCAGACTACCGTCTTGCCCTCGCGTTCCAGCCGCTCGGCGGCGTCCTCGAGCGGGCCGGGCACCAGCAGCCCGGCCTCGGCGGCCAGCTTGCGCCGACCCACCCACACCGTCACGGCGGGAGCATCCGGATCGGGCTGGACGTCGGCGCGCACGCCGTGCCCGGCCAGGGCCTGGAACCCCTGAGCCCCGGGCAGCTCGCCACCCGCACGGGCGGCGACGGTGATGGCGGCGCCGATGGGATGCTCGCTTGAGGCCTCGGCGGCGCCGGCCAGCCGCAGCAGCTCCGCCTGGGTGACACCGGCGGCGGGCACGGCGTCGGTCAGCGACATCCGCCCTCGGGTGAGGGTGCCGGTCTTGTCGAACACCACCGTGGTGATGCGGCGGGTACGCTCCAGCACCTCGACGCTCTTGATCAGCACGCCCAGCTCGGCGCCCCGGCCGCTGCCGACCATGATCGCGGTCGGGGTAGCCAGCCCCAGCGCGCACGGGCAGGCGATGATCAGCACCGCCACCGCCGCGGTCAGCCCCTTGACCGCGTCGCCGCCGACCAGCCCCCAGCCGGCGAAGGTGAGCGCGGCCACGGCGATGACCGCCGGCACAAACACGGCCGAGATGCGGTCGGCCAGCCGCTGGACCTGGCCCTTGCCGGCCTGGGCCTGCTCGACCAGCCGGAGGATCTGGGCCAGGGCGGTGTCGGCCCCGACGGCGATGGCCCGCACGGTGAGCGCCCCGCTGGTGTTCAGGGTCGCCCCGGCCACGCGGTCGCCGACCGCCTTGTCGACCGGGACGCTCTCGCCGGTCAGCATCGACTCGTCAACCGCGCTGGCGCCGTCGACCACCTCGCCATCGACCGGGACCTTCTCCCCCGGCCGCACCCGCACCAGGTCGCCGACGACCACCTCCTCGACCGGCACGAGGGCCTCGGCGCCGTCGCGCACCACCCGCGCCTGCTTGGCGCCCAGCTCCAGCAGGGCACGGATCGCCTGGCCGGCACGGCCCCTGGCGCGGGCCTCAAACCAGCGGCCCAGCGAGAGGAACGCGATCAGCAGGATGGCGGTCTCGAAATACAGCTGCATC includes these proteins:
- a CDS encoding heavy metal translocating P-type ATPase — translated: MPTQHGQRPTEEPAGASTAAQAVEFVVGGMTCGSCAARVQRVLGKAKGVADAEVNFATGRARVQLEHPVPDADLRARVETIGYTLAPVAGQARDAAAEHQDAARRAWGRRIVAAAPAAGFALATMLRPSLMEAGGWRVASLVVATLMEFVIGWPFLREAARRARRLSANMDTLIAVGTLAAYGFSVWELATGGMQLYFETAILLIAFLSLGRWFEARARGRAGQAIRALLELGAKQARVVRDGAEALVPVEEVVVGDLVRVRPGEKVPVDGEVVDGASAVDESMLTGESVPVDKAVGDRVAGATLNTSGALTVRAIAVGADTALAQILRLVEQAQAGKGQVQRLADRISAVFVPAVIAVAALTFAGWGLVGGDAVKGLTAAVAVLIIACPCALGLATPTAIMVGSGRGAELGVLIKSVEVLERTRRITTVVFDKTGTLTRGRMSLTDAVPAAGVTQAELLRLAGAAEASSEHPIGAAITVAARAGGELPGAQGFQALAGHGVRADVQPDPDAPAVTVWVGRRKLAAEAGLLVPGPLEDAAERLEREGKTVVWAGWDGEVRGVLAVADILKPGARELVERLHAMGLEAAMLTGDNATTAGAIAASVGIDRVLAEVLPGDKVGEVARLQANGKAVAMVGDGVNDAPALVQADLGVAIGSGTDVAIESSDLTLLRGDLDGVATAIELSRRTYRTIVQNLFWAFGYNAAAIPLAAAGLLSPVIAGAAMAFSSVSVVTNSLRLRRFGRPQATR